One window from the genome of Corynebacterium sp. SCR221107 encodes:
- a CDS encoding DUF5979 domain-containing protein: protein MAPWVALATILGIIALVLSMLTFTPSQATAQEEDAPGASETADTSVEKIDVEQPEAPAADTGNTGDGTSAAPEPLEVNKGYNSDIVVEIEEIQASGDAKKVEVGEKVTISGTWNASTSDASEGASFWVTLPQALQLDESSLEPDFEALDGDVNGFSYDTTDQPTGEWEVEAELAEEINTKTVNFRTSEDGDADVAVDVPEALTPAKSAPKAMRMNLQAAADSPIEVFVDRITNSPITDPETQLQVGQKARVEGSWKATSTLAGGETFSVGFPQELSIPAGFSFDVVADGSGDVEEGEVIGNCVVNNDNTFTCTLDDSVAGKENVGGTWWIEATATTYTDAESLEFSIPGDTVKVQLPGDGGGIDDGSGPLETGKSGSVLEDRTSIKWSVDIAGPLLVALDEDETGTVVLNDELSEYLEFCRPGQNKLLGGRPGSQSEIGKLTISGNALTVTLNPGEEFRSDYLYTLEYVTCTVNDLLITKDGLEGGDFSNSIIIDGQHYNGIIGGYTDWKPIELRKQGSLLGGTERFQKATWNIFQHGAKLQNIDKITLKDVFGANQEVCEGGLNITVWEQSQRPVWNEDENRFEQGWSQITSNFTGVKDVAAVGAEGFDTTITWNGFEFNPEKNYRFTYSNCLTTGGIPDPDTEFSNSAKFNGADLSATTKSPGVTENKSGHLNKEAKEVGGETQPAGTTIDWTIRVDGQKFEDAKTLEVTDEFSDTQAVCEADGKDLKERLNFKLEARDFVSGGGIATQDLTGATAVELDGNQLTFTLDADAFGEAHFSRDFSYYISYTLCTSSGGLDAQGTEYSNSARATSETLSHSVKQDWNGGADGNGVSRGSFSLLKAQAGGSADFGEDAEFTVLVEEFAPVRDEDGKLVPADLTDASVTPVQRYEIKVKADGTPVSGHYARGNNWQIRLTEVGFPEDSGFIFEPGRFVDSKKDGVTVSEDGSEAIIAIKPRENIEVELRNRANLGSATISKEVVGKAADAVGNQSFEVLARITNPDGTKTQQTLVLGNSEKATIPNLKVGTIVKFSEARPADNDQVTWGDPEFVPGDEITITQESPNVTVQLMNKANDTYGTFKIEKKLEGPEQYNSNVPDTFLVRATWTDENGASQSKELQVPKNGSVDFGEDLKNGTVVTLEEILPENGNGLAWGVPAWSGDVTVGENNLGEVTIGKDVKNVKLKNYVDKNDGTMRVIKSVEGEAAEAVPEDVEFTVKATWKSGTEYKSETLTINQNEATALSEKLPVGTEITFTELELPEVEGVEWGNITWGTDPTGESWLKANPDGSYTGIISDNPEEGRLVTVSNEALWAPGAISYEKYIITDESGAGIPAAEANLPEGAEFEVSIKNIELPAGKELSADAGIAVGDIITLNAANGFKWESDKVLPKGTTVTFSELTPKPLPGIDWSTQIDYIVNGESADAPAADIEANEVTEVEIHNRVIPTTTVDVDKIVTGTKGNAVTKDENALFQVTASWTDVDGNDRHCILNVVPGQQAEVHPEPANCDASIIDGKPSFPLNTEITFEETGATTDVSNVKWAEVLWTVVGGSANISELEGSETGVVVELTGEANDPVKLSLENKTSANGLIIIPIPIFPGDHTPTPPTPDTPTPGEPSKPGEPGDTPKSPGSGPSQPSDGPSGSKGGGLANTGASVLGVAGAGLLLLVGGAWLALRGRGNKEA from the coding sequence GTGGCTCCGTGGGTTGCATTGGCGACGATCCTTGGCATTATTGCCCTGGTCCTCAGCATGCTGACGTTCACTCCTTCACAGGCGACAGCGCAGGAGGAGGACGCACCTGGCGCTTCGGAGACCGCAGATACCTCCGTCGAGAAAATTGATGTAGAGCAGCCTGAAGCTCCGGCTGCGGACACAGGAAACACTGGTGACGGTACTTCAGCAGCTCCAGAACCCTTAGAAGTCAACAAGGGTTACAACTCCGATATTGTAGTTGAGATCGAAGAGATTCAAGCTTCTGGGGATGCTAAAAAAGTTGAGGTCGGCGAGAAGGTGACCATTAGTGGTACTTGGAATGCATCGACAAGCGATGCATCTGAGGGCGCCTCTTTTTGGGTAACCTTGCCACAGGCATTGCAGCTGGACGAAAGTTCTCTGGAGCCTGACTTTGAAGCACTTGATGGCGATGTCAATGGTTTCTCCTACGACACCACGGATCAGCCGACCGGCGAGTGGGAAGTAGAAGCTGAACTGGCTGAAGAAATTAACACCAAGACTGTTAATTTCCGTACCTCCGAGGACGGAGACGCAGACGTTGCTGTAGACGTGCCAGAAGCTTTGACTCCTGCAAAGTCGGCACCGAAGGCTATGCGTATGAACCTTCAGGCTGCTGCGGATAGCCCAATTGAGGTTTTCGTAGACCGAATTACCAATAGCCCGATCACTGATCCAGAAACGCAGTTGCAGGTCGGCCAGAAAGCTCGCGTCGAGGGTTCGTGGAAAGCTACCTCGACTCTTGCGGGTGGGGAAACCTTTAGCGTTGGTTTCCCACAAGAGCTTTCGATCCCAGCGGGTTTTTCCTTTGACGTTGTAGCCGATGGCTCTGGTGATGTCGAAGAGGGCGAAGTTATCGGTAATTGCGTAGTCAATAATGACAACACCTTTACGTGTACTCTCGATGATTCTGTTGCCGGTAAGGAAAACGTTGGCGGTACCTGGTGGATTGAAGCAACTGCTACTACATACACCGATGCTGAGTCCTTAGAATTTTCGATCCCCGGAGATACCGTAAAGGTCCAACTTCCTGGTGATGGCGGCGGCATCGATGACGGCTCTGGACCGCTGGAGACCGGGAAGTCCGGCTCGGTTCTTGAAGACCGCACCTCGATTAAGTGGTCTGTTGATATCGCAGGTCCACTGCTGGTCGCCCTCGATGAGGACGAAACCGGAACCGTAGTTTTGAATGATGAACTTTCGGAGTACCTGGAATTCTGCCGTCCTGGCCAGAACAAGCTTCTTGGCGGTCGTCCAGGAAGCCAGAGCGAAATCGGTAAGCTGACCATAAGTGGCAACGCGCTGACCGTGACGCTTAACCCGGGTGAGGAATTCCGTTCGGATTACCTATACACCTTGGAGTACGTCACCTGTACCGTTAATGATCTCTTGATCACCAAAGACGGCCTTGAAGGCGGCGATTTCTCTAACTCCATCATTATTGACGGCCAGCACTACAACGGCATCATCGGTGGGTACACCGACTGGAAGCCTATTGAACTGCGCAAGCAGGGAAGCCTCCTTGGCGGAACTGAGCGTTTCCAGAAGGCAACCTGGAATATCTTCCAGCACGGTGCGAAGCTGCAAAACATTGATAAAATCACCTTGAAGGATGTTTTTGGCGCTAACCAGGAAGTCTGCGAAGGCGGCCTGAACATCACTGTGTGGGAGCAGAGTCAGCGTCCAGTATGGAACGAAGATGAAAATCGCTTTGAGCAGGGCTGGTCTCAGATCACGAGCAACTTTACCGGTGTTAAGGACGTTGCTGCTGTAGGTGCGGAAGGATTCGATACCACGATTACGTGGAACGGCTTCGAATTCAATCCGGAAAAGAACTACCGTTTCACCTACTCCAACTGCCTGACCACTGGTGGCATCCCAGATCCAGATACAGAGTTTAGTAACTCGGCAAAATTTAATGGTGCAGACCTGTCCGCTACTACCAAGTCCCCAGGAGTGACCGAAAACAAGTCTGGTCACTTGAACAAGGAAGCTAAGGAAGTAGGCGGAGAGACCCAGCCAGCTGGTACCACCATTGATTGGACCATCCGCGTTGATGGACAGAAGTTTGAGGATGCAAAAACCCTCGAAGTCACCGACGAGTTCTCCGATACCCAGGCGGTCTGCGAAGCAGACGGCAAGGACCTGAAAGAGCGTCTGAACTTCAAGCTGGAAGCACGTGACTTCGTCAGCGGCGGTGGCATCGCTACGCAAGACCTCACTGGTGCAACTGCCGTTGAACTTGATGGCAACCAGCTGACCTTTACCTTGGATGCAGACGCGTTCGGCGAAGCACACTTCAGCCGCGACTTCTCCTACTACATCAGCTACACGCTGTGTACTTCCAGTGGAGGGCTGGATGCGCAGGGCACTGAGTACTCTAACTCTGCACGCGCAACTAGTGAGACCCTGAGCCATAGCGTTAAGCAAGACTGGAACGGCGGCGCTGATGGAAACGGCGTATCCCGCGGTTCCTTCAGCTTGCTCAAGGCTCAAGCAGGTGGCTCCGCAGACTTCGGTGAAGACGCTGAATTCACCGTTCTCGTTGAGGAATTCGCACCTGTCCGTGATGAAGACGGCAAGCTGGTTCCAGCTGATCTGACCGATGCATCGGTAACTCCGGTTCAGCGCTACGAAATCAAGGTGAAGGCAGACGGCACTCCAGTCTCCGGACACTACGCTCGTGGTAACAACTGGCAGATCCGTCTGACCGAGGTTGGATTCCCAGAGGACTCTGGCTTCATTTTCGAACCAGGCCGTTTCGTTGACTCCAAGAAGGACGGCGTGACCGTTAGTGAAGATGGCTCTGAAGCTATCATCGCTATTAAGCCACGTGAAAACATTGAGGTGGAACTGCGCAACCGGGCTAACCTGGGCAGCGCAACCATCTCTAAGGAAGTAGTAGGCAAGGCAGCTGATGCAGTTGGTAACCAATCCTTCGAGGTTCTAGCTCGCATCACCAACCCAGACGGCACCAAGACTCAGCAGACTCTTGTGCTTGGAAATAGCGAAAAAGCTACCATCCCTAACCTCAAGGTCGGAACCATCGTTAAGTTCAGCGAGGCTCGTCCTGCTGACAACGACCAGGTAACCTGGGGCGACCCAGAGTTTGTACCAGGTGATGAAATCACTATCACCCAGGAAAGCCCGAATGTTACGGTTCAGCTGATGAACAAGGCTAACGACACCTACGGCACCTTCAAGATTGAGAAGAAGCTAGAGGGGCCTGAGCAGTACAACAGCAATGTTCCTGACACCTTCCTTGTCCGCGCAACGTGGACTGATGAAAACGGTGCGTCCCAGAGCAAGGAACTTCAGGTTCCAAAGAACGGCTCCGTCGACTTCGGCGAAGACCTGAAGAACGGCACCGTTGTAACCTTGGAAGAAATCCTTCCGGAAAACGGTAACGGTCTGGCATGGGGCGTTCCAGCTTGGTCTGGTGACGTCACTGTCGGCGAAAACAACCTTGGCGAAGTAACCATCGGCAAGGACGTGAAGAACGTTAAGCTGAAGAACTACGTCGATAAGAACGATGGCACCATGCGTGTTATCAAGTCTGTCGAAGGCGAAGCTGCTGAAGCTGTGCCAGAAGACGTTGAGTTCACCGTCAAGGCAACCTGGAAGTCTGGTACTGAGTACAAGTCAGAGACCCTGACTATTAATCAGAACGAGGCAACCGCGCTCTCGGAGAAGCTGCCAGTAGGCACTGAAATCACCTTTACCGAACTCGAACTGCCAGAAGTTGAAGGCGTCGAGTGGGGCAACATCACCTGGGGCACTGACCCAACTGGTGAGTCCTGGTTGAAGGCGAACCCGGATGGAAGCTACACCGGAATCATTTCCGATAACCCAGAAGAGGGTCGCCTCGTTACAGTAAGCAACGAAGCCCTGTGGGCACCAGGTGCTATCTCTTACGAGAAGTACATCATCACTGATGAATCTGGTGCCGGTATCCCAGCTGCAGAAGCTAACCTGCCAGAAGGCGCTGAGTTTGAGGTCTCCATCAAGAACATCGAACTGCCAGCCGGCAAGGAACTTTCAGCAGATGCAGGCATCGCTGTTGGTGACATCATCACCTTAAACGCTGCTAACGGTTTCAAGTGGGAATCTGACAAGGTTCTGCCTAAGGGCACCACGGTCACCTTCAGCGAATTGACCCCGAAGCCACTGCCAGGTATCGACTGGAGCACCCAGATTGACTACATCGTCAATGGTGAATCCGCCGACGCACCAGCAGCTGACATCGAAGCTAATGAAGTCACCGAGGTTGAAATCCACAACCGCGTTATCCCAACCACGACCGTTGACGTTGACAAGATTGTCACCGGTACAAAGGGCAACGCTGTAACCAAGGATGAGAACGCACTGTTTCAGGTCACTGCTTCGTGGACCGATGTAGACGGCAATGACCGCCACTGCATCCTGAATGTAGTTCCTGGCCAGCAGGCAGAAGTACACCCAGAACCAGCAAACTGCGATGCATCTATTATCGACGGTAAGCCTTCGTTCCCACTGAACACGGAGATCACCTTCGAAGAAACCGGTGCAACCACCGACGTTTCCAACGTCAAGTGGGCAGAGGTTCTCTGGACGGTTGTGGGCGGCTCCGCCAACATCTCTGAGCTGGAAGGCTCTGAGACCGGCGTAGTTGTTGAATTGACCGGTGAAGCAAACGACCCAGTTAAGCTGTCCTTGGAAAACAAGACCAGCGCTAACGGTCTGATCATCATCCCAATTCCTATCTTCCCAGGTGACCACACCCCAACACCTCCAACCCCAGATACGCCAACTCCAGGTGAGCCTTCCAAGCCAGGTGAGCCAGGTGACACTCCGAAGTCTCCAGGTTCTGGCCCAAGCCAGCCATCTGACGGACCTTCCGGTTCAAAGGGCGGCGGCTTGGCTAACACCGGTGCATCCGTACTCGGCGTTGCAGGCGCAGGTCTGCTGCTGCTAGTCGGTGGTGCATGGTTGGCACTTCGCGGTCGCGGAAACAAAGAAGCCTAA
- a CDS encoding dihydrofolate reductase family protein, with product MNSPLATEAPFSLLSSEIQAILGDPGASRTLVRLIFASTINASSSIDGVSGPLGNELDYQVLLAARALADVVLVGANTVREENYGGVVLSNDLQQARASVGQAAIPPIAILSRKGNFSPESTVVAASAVPPILIRSHADAQKYPSPAVEAGVCRELLLPDISGAAVIHALQAEGFLHIVCEGGPSLYARLLKDDCADVLNWTIDPSIVFASGSPILGLPPDTAATGEGSRVVSRLPFDLRSHVACPNGVLFLRYERRRSSAEAASESHQ from the coding sequence ATGAATAGTCCACTAGCCACAGAAGCACCGTTTTCACTTCTATCCTCGGAGATACAGGCGATCCTCGGCGACCCCGGCGCATCACGCACGCTTGTTCGGCTCATTTTCGCCTCAACAATCAACGCATCGTCCAGCATTGACGGAGTATCTGGGCCACTGGGTAATGAGCTGGATTACCAAGTATTACTGGCCGCTCGTGCGCTTGCCGACGTCGTTCTGGTCGGCGCAAACACCGTCCGTGAAGAGAATTACGGTGGCGTGGTGCTCAGTAACGACCTGCAACAGGCCAGAGCATCCGTTGGGCAGGCAGCCATCCCGCCGATCGCTATCCTCTCGCGCAAAGGAAACTTCTCACCGGAGTCCACAGTGGTCGCGGCCAGCGCCGTGCCACCTATTCTGATTCGCTCACACGCTGACGCGCAGAAATATCCTTCGCCAGCGGTAGAGGCCGGGGTGTGCCGTGAATTATTGCTGCCGGATATCAGCGGCGCCGCCGTCATCCACGCGCTCCAAGCGGAGGGATTCTTACACATCGTATGCGAGGGTGGCCCCAGCCTTTACGCGCGTCTTCTCAAGGATGATTGCGCCGACGTGTTGAATTGGACGATAGATCCCAGCATCGTCTTTGCCTCCGGCTCCCCTATCTTGGGACTGCCGCCTGATACGGCGGCCACCGGCGAGGGCTCACGGGTTGTTTCGCGCCTCCCTTTTGACCTTCGTTCCCACGTTGCCTGCCCCAACGGGGTGTTGTTTCTGCGGTATGAGCGCCGACGCTCCTCGGCCGAGGCGGCAAGCGAAAGCCACCAGTAA